AAGGCTGAGGAGGTGTATCGTCTGTATCAGAACTcgcccctctcctcccaccctgtgGTGGCCCTGTCAGAGCTCAGCACCCTCTGTGCTAACTCCTGCCCAGATGAGAGGACCTTCTACTTGGTGTTGCTGCAGCTGCAGAAGGAGAAGAGGGTCACAGTCCTCGAGCAGAACGGGGAGAAGGTATGGAGGCTCATCTGTTCATTCACTGACTCAGCAGTGATTGATTAAGTACATAGAGTAGTGAGCCCTTATCTCAGATTTTGGTTTCCAGAGTTTCGGTAACCTGCCGTCAACCACGGTCCAAAAATACTAAGTGGAAAATTCCAAACATTAACAGTTCCATAGATTTCAGATGTGCACTGTTCTGAGCAGCGTGATGGGACCTTGTAGTATCCCGCCTGTATGCGCATCCCTGCTTTGTCCAGCATCTCCCCGCCTGAGTCACTTAGGAGTCGTCTCAGTGATCAGATTGACTGTCACGACATTGCAGTGGTTGTGTTCAAGCCACccttattgtactttttttttttttttttttttgagatggagtcttgctctgtcgcccagcaatggcgcaatctgagctcactgcagcctccgcctcccgggttcaagcgattcttctgcctcagcctcccgagtagctggaattataggcatgcgccatggcccctggctaatttttgtatttttagtagagaaggggtttcaccagttAGCCAGGctgtcgtgaactcctgacctcaagtgatctgcctgcctccgcctcccaaagtgctaggattacaggtgtaaaccaccgtgcctggcctattatacTTAATagtggccccaaagcacaagagcaGTGGTGCTGGCAGTCCAGATTTACCAAAGAGAAGCCGTCAAgcgcttcctttaagtgaaaaggtaaaaGTTCTGGACCAAATAAGGAAGACCAAATATCATTTGCTGAGTTTGCTAGGATCTACAgtaagaatgaatcttctataggaaaaattgtgaagaaggaagaaTGTTTACATAGCTATATGTATAGGGTTCAGTATTCTCTGAGGGTTCAGACCTCCACAGGGGATTCCATTCACTGGAACATATCCCCCATGGATAAGGGGGGCCTGCTGTTCTCATATGCCCACCACCAGCACTCCTGGTTGGGAATTTCTCAGCCTTTGTGGTAGCAGCAGTAGTAATTTCTCCCTGTCCCTCAGATTGTGAAGTTTGCCCGAGGGCCACATGCCAAGGTCTCTCCAGTCAATGACGTAGATGTTGGGGTGTACCAGCTGATGCAGAGTGAACAGCTTCTCTCACGCAAAGTGGAGTCCTTatcccaggaagcagagaggtAACTTTTAACCCTGAACTGAGCCTCCTCCCCACTGTCGCTGGCCCCCAGAGCCAGCAAAATGTTAGTATAtgtgggcttttaaaaaataggtggtttttttttttttttaagctaattACAAAAGTACTCACTGCTCAATGCAGAAATCATGGAAAGCACAGAAtatcacaaaagagaaaaaaaaatgaggcctctttttttttttttttttgagacggagtctcgctctgtcgcccgggctggagtgcagtggcgcgatctcggctcactgcaagctccgcctcccgggttcacgccattttcctgcgccagcctcccgagtagctggtactacaggcacccgccaccacgcctggcgaattttttatatttctagtagagatggggtttcactgtgttagccaggatggtctgaatctcctgacctcgtgatctgcccacctcggcctcccaaagtgctgggattacaggcgtgagccaccgtgcccggcctttttttttttttttttttttccctcaattgagacagggtcttgcactgtcccctaggctggagagcagtgacatgatcttagctcactgcagtctaactcctgagctcaagcaatcttcccgccttagcctcctgagtagctgggaccacaagtgtgcaccaccatgcctggctaattttttaattttttgttgagatggggtctcaccatgttgcccaggctggtctcacactcctcgGCGCAAACAagccccccacctcagcctcccaaagtgctgggattactggggtgagccactgtgcccagctgaaaatgTGAGTCTTAATGCTTCCCCCACAGACCATGACTGTGAATGTTATGTTTATGCTCTTCCTTGCCAGTGtccattcaactaatatttattgagccaggCATTGTCTTAGGGACTGGGGATACAGCCGTGGACAAGATAGGTCCCTGCCTTTGCAGAGGTCTTTCTGAGGGGCTCTTCCCCTGCCCTTCCCCCTGCATGACTGTACAAGGAATccctaataaagacacaccctcTGGCAGGAGAACACAGACATTGAAGTCTGTCTTCCAGGTGGGAAAGTCTAGCCttgttgggaggcagaggatatGTCCGAGGTCATTGTTGGTGTTAACAGTTCCTTCCCTGTCTCCCCAAAACAGGAAGATGTGTATAATGTGCCCTGTTTGCATGTTCTGTCCCTGTGGGTTGAAAAAGCTTATCCTCAGTCAGCCTGCTTGAGCCTGCCACAACAGACTGTCAACAGACTTGCCACAAGAGTTTTTGCCGTCAGCATCAGTTTTCTTGCCACTGGGTATTGGGTTTAGTCTTCAGATTTAAAACCACCTTAACTGAGTGCTGCTCTCAGGGACCCTTTGGGACCCTGCCACTCCCATCCTGTGGCACAGTAATCTTATCTGTCCCTTTGTTTCCAGGTGTAAAGAAGAAGCCCGCCGGGCATGCCGAGCAGGAAAGAAGCAGCTGGTGAGTTCTTATCTCCTCCAGACCCATAGCAGTGCCCCAGGCAGGCCTGGAGCAATGCCCAGCAGTTCAGAGAGCAGCTTGCTGGGGTTTTGAGGGGGGTAGAGTCTGCAGGGGGCCCAGGCACCACAGCTTATTTTACAGACGGGAGGGAAGAAAGCTGGGACATCCTTAGTGTCTGGGAAGGGCTGTCTTCCTCTTGCCCTTTGGCTCGCCCAGTTCAGCACTGACCTAAGTCTCCATGCCTCCAGGCACTGAGGTCTCTCAAGGCCAAGCAACGGACAGAGAAGCGCATCGAGGCCTTGCATGCCAAGCTGGACACTGTTCAAGGCATCCTGGACCGGATCTATGCCTCCCAGACAGATCAGATGGTAGTCACTCCCCTCTACTCCAGCACTTGGCTGGTCTCTCCGTGTGTGTTGGTCACTTGCAGCTTCGGCTTGGCTGTTTGGAGGATCCCTGGGTTCTTTCGGGATGTGGCTGGGGTTGCCTTTGCCTTTCCAGTCAGGAGGTTTGGCCTCGGTGGGTATAGGGTAAATTGAGCTTGGGtgccaaaaaaaaaccccaaagctgCCTTTTGGAGTTGAAACAATATTGTATGTATTTTGCCAAATGTCTGTCATTTGCACTGATAGCTTTGCTTTGTCTTTAGGTTTTTAACGCCTACCAGGCTGGGGTAGGAGCACTCAAACTCTCCATGAAGGATGTCACAGTGGAGAAGGCAGAGAGCCTCGTGGATCAGATCCAAGAGGTACAGAAAGGGGCCAGGGAGGGACACACAGAGAAGGAGGTGACAGAGGACAGATTTGACTTCATTGCACATCCTCTTTAACGAAACTTGACTTGTGACCTTGTGAACTTGAGAAAGCTTTCCTTGATTCTCACTTGGGGCAGGATTGCTTTGTAACCCTAGATATTTTCCACCAAAGACTGAGATGCtcagagccaccatgcccagctcaaggCTTTGCACTTGTCTCTTACAGCTCTGTGACACCCAGGATGAAGTTTCTCAGACTCTGGCTGGTGGGGTAACAAATGGCTTAGGTGAGTGGACAaggtggttatttttatttttattcattttttttttttagatggagtctcactctgtcacctaggctggagtgcagtgacgcattctcggctcgctgcaacctccgcctcctaggttcaagtgattctcctgcctcagcctcctgagtagctgggattataggcgcccgccaccacgcctggctaatttttgtatttttagtagagatggggtttcacctgttggtcaggctggtctggaactcctgacctcgtgatccacccgcctcggcctcccaaagtgctggggttacaggtgtgagccaccacacccggcccaaggTGAGTGTTTCTTCCTTTCATCCTGGAAGACTTCGCTTCCCTGTGCTGTGATGAGTTTGACAGTAGATTTGCTTTTCCGGGTGCAGGCAGGCCTCTCCTAGCCTGCCCTCCCTGGGGCTCATCTGCGGGAGCAGTCAGGGAATTGCCATTTCCTCCTCGACAGCTGTGCTCATGACCCATCTGTGCTGCGGCATTCCTCATTCACAAGGCTTCTGACTGGAGGATCCTCCTTAAGGGCAGTGGGAATCAGGGTCAGGTCCATGGTGTTAACAGAATACACCTCCTTGGTGACTTAGCTTGGAGTGTGGAAGAAACATCTCTGCTTGAAGCTACCCTCCTGACTTCCGggacttttttttaatctgcaagGAGGCCTGGCATCTTTTGTAAAGCTAAGCGGGTTTTGGTAACCTCAGTCCTGTACTCATTAATGCATTTCTCCCTGGAGTTTATGCATCTTTATGTTGTCTTTTCTTTCCAGATTTTGACAGTGAAGAACTGGAGAAGGAATTGGACATCCTCCTTCAGGATACCACCAAAGAACCTTTGGATCTGCCTGACAACCCCCGCAATAGGCATTTTACCAACAGTGTGCCTAACCCTAGGATCTCAGATGCTGAACTTGAAGCTGAACTTGAGAAACTGTCCTTATCAGAGGGAGGTATGGAGCTGTTTTCCAAGGCCTCTGGAGGGCATGTGGCCTTCTGGCTGACAGAGTTGATGGGCCCAAGCCCAATTACTCCATTTGCCAGAGTACCAGAGCCCTGTAGGGAGTTGAGGGTTGTTTATATTAAGACTCAGTCTCTTAATCACTGGAATGCCTTCATCTTCAAGATTTTCCTGTTATAGTGTTCAGTCATTTCTTTGCCTTGCAGGTTTGGTCCCAAGCAGTAAATCTCCGAAAAGGCAATTGGAACCGACTCTAAAGCCATTGTAGGACCCTCAAGTGAAGGACCCTCATGTAAAAGAGAGACCAGGCTTGCTGGGTGTGTACATAGTTATTTAAACAAGAAACTCTCAGAATGTGTttggaagaggagaaaggagaaccACTGATTTTATCTGGATGCTACTACTTACTACAGGACAGATAGAATTTCTGGAAGCGATGCTCCAAAGGCTTGCTCCCAGCTGTATCATGGACCTGCCTTCTCATCTTTATAGTGCCACGATTTATACAGTCCTGTGTCTGACCTGTCATTTCATAGCCTGCAGTTCTTGCCATTGGCACACTTAGGTTTGTCTTCACCCACCAGCTTCGTTCCAGCCCATGAAGGGGAAAGATTTGCAGCTTTGCCAAATCTGAATCAGTTCCCACTTCCCCCTGCGGTTTTTTAGAGGGGTTTATCCTGTCGCTAATGTCAGTTAAATAGCTTATTCCTGTCCCACTTGATTTCACTGGTAAGAATGAGAATGAAATACTTCAAGGTTTTATTTGAGGGGACTTAGCTGCCATTTTATGGAAAAACATGTAGTATAAAAGGTTTTTCTCCAGGGTCATTTGACAGAATTCTCCAGGTGTTCAGAGAAAGAGGTCGCCCCAAGTGGCCCAGAGTCGTGACAGTCCGGAGGGGCTGGTGTGGCCGGTGGGCGCTGCCTCTTCATCTGATGGAGCAGGAGGTCCGCCGGTGGGGGAAAGGCTTCTTCCGAGGCTTCTGCACTCGCCTGGGAAGAGGCCCAGTCACTACAGGACCCTGAGATGTCCAGACCCCTTATGCTTTTCTAAAGAGGCAAAATTGTTGCCTTGGCCCCGTCATGGAGtaacttaaaaatacatatctaTCTTCCAGAACAAGCCACACAACAACACACCTCCCCTCCttgagcctggcacacagcaccGGGCTCTCTGAATTTGGAAAGTGTTTCACTTTGTGGCCTACTGCTCGGGGCAGGGGGGCTGAGCCAGGATGTGCAATAGAAGCAGGGGTTGTCCCCTCTGCCAGATCTGTGGGGAGCTGCCCAGGCCACCCGTGCACCTGTCCTGCTTCCTGCAGTCCCCACTCCCTGCCTCGTTTGAGGGACTGGGGGCCTTGGGGTAGGGGGACAGACGGGAAAGGGTCTGAATGCTCTGGCAATGGCGAGAAGAAACGATCGCCACACTGCCACTCTGCTGCCCAGCCACCAGGATTTCTGCCTGGAGCCCTTTGCCCTGTCCCTGCTGCCTGAGGTGGCGTAGAGCAGAGGAGAAGAATTTGCTCCAGGCCAGGAGCACAAATCGTTGTTCAATGAATTTCTCTCCAACTCGACCTTGGTAAACGGAAATGTTGGGGGTGAAGAGAAAcaatcactatttttttcttttttatctggtaaataattaaaagaaaaaccgaACACTTGTCCCGTCTCCTCTTTAGGTTTTATCAAGCGTCTTGTTCCTTGGTGCGTCCCCACGCTTCCAGCTTCTGCACACTTTGGTTCTTTCTCTTAAGGCCACAGGAGAATATGGAGAGCCTGATCGTGTGAGCTTTAAGCTGCGGCGGCTGCTGCTGCATCCAAGTGGCCGCTCTCACTGAGCTCTCCTGGGGAGGACTCATTCTTTGAATGGCCTCCCTGGTTTTAGCAGTGTGCCATTGCTACTGTTTTCCATTGCCTGGGCTCTGTAAGTGGCCTAATTTCTTCTGCCCATGTGATTGTATCATATTTTAGTCTGGCACTGGTATTTCTCAGCCCCTCCTCCAGGGATGGTGTTTGCCACGCCCTGTGAGGGAGATGGGCTTTGAGGCTGAGGGCAGCATTAGGAATAGGCTAAACAATTGGCCGCAGCACTAGGTCTGCAGCTCCAGGTAAGTCAGAGGTGAACTGGCCAGGAAAAGGTGGTGACAGCAGCGGCTCAGAAAGCCTTGGGAGAATCCAAAGGACCTGATGAGAAGGGTAAGGGACTGGAGCTCACAGGCCCTGCGGAAGAGAGGGCAACCGCTCTTCCATTCCTTCTGCTGGAAGGAAGTGGCCTGGACCTGGTGAACCTTGTTAATCTGATTTAAGGTTACTTTTTCTTTCACTGTCCTGAGCCACTGAAGAATCCTTGTTAAATGATCCAGACTTACTCTTTGCTGTGCTACAGGAAATTAAAAGGAGCTGTTGAGTCTGCTTGGAGCAGAGAACAAGAAGGGGTAATCTACAGGACTCCGGTGGTGGCGGCTACAGCTGCCAGCATGGAATTCCCATAGCTGGACAATCAGGGCTGAGTGGCCTCAGGAGTCAGCGCCATGGAGGGATTCACTCCTcttgagagttttcttttttagtgttttttttttttttgagacaggaccttgctctgtcacccaggctggagtgcagtgtgagaTCATGggtcaccgcagcctcgacctgGGATCAAGCAGTTCTTCACAccgcagcctcccgaggagctgatACTAtagatgtgccaccacacctggctaattttctttattttagtagagatgaggtctcaaactcctggcctcaagagaccctcccaccttagcctctcagagtgctgggattacaggtgtgagccactgcacctggccaacttctCCCTTCTCTTGAATCCTTGCTGCCTCATGACAGGTGTCAGAGCGGCACCACCACACCGCAAAGTGAAGAGATGATGCCGTGCCTGGGAGGGTGGCTGGAGAGTCCCCCATCACTGCTAGTATGGGAACGGTGATGGTATGCAGAGAGGAGGTGTGGTTAGAAGGGTAAGTGGGTATTTGGAGGTGAGGGGAAGGGTGCTACCTGGGAATCTCCTGGGCCTGCCTAAAAGGGTTGTGTAACCAGAGCCCTGGGACCGGGGTGGGCTTTGCAGTCAGACATGCTGTTGTGAGAGAGACGAAAGGGTTACACTGCGGTTCTCACTGCCTGCCTGAAGTGACAGCCGAAGGCTGAGCAGACCTCCGGGAAGTGGTCATGAGGATCTGGCTCAATCTGCTGAAAATATAATCTAGGCCATCagaaaagaggagggaagagcTGGAGCTGTGAAGAAAGATGAGATCACTGAGAGCTGCTGAGTCCCAAAGAATCAAAACGAAGCCCTGCTCTGAGGCTTGTGGGTGAGCCTGGTGACCTTCCTTTCTTTTGAACTGTCTTCATGTCTTCTCATTTTTACGTAGTTGTGGCTACTCTTTGGGGAAAGTGTGGCTGCTTTTCTCTGTCTGCACAGAAGCAATGCAAGGTTATAGACGCCGGAACATGAGAGCCAGAAGGAGCCACGAGAAGGGTAGGGGAAACGTCTGTTTTACAGGAGAGGACCCGAATCTTAGGCAGCTTGCTGAGGCCACAGAGCTCACAGGGGAATTTAGTTTGTTGACTTCCAGCTTGGAATTCTTTGTTACACaagtgttggggctcagaaaataaTGCCCCAAATGTGGCACTTGACGAGCTGAACTAAAGCAGCAGCTTCAAGTTTTCTCTCTGGCTTTCCCCCGCCATCGTGTGTCTGtgaccctttcttttcttttttttttttttttgacccttTTCTAAAGCACCAGGAGCATGCTGTCTCTctgacctttttcttttcttttcaacccTTTCTTTTCTAAAGCACCAGGAGGACCGCTTTCTCTGGAAGTTCCCTTACCTGATTGAGAACACTTCTAAAATAAATGCAGCCGTCTTAAAGCCCCCTCCCTATGAATCTCATTAAATAACCAGGAATGATTAATCACCcaagaaaagactgaaaaagaagCTACAGCCAGGATACCATACCCAGACAGACTTTTCGTCTTTTCTTCTGAGGGAAGTTCCAAGAGAGAACCTGGGAGACTGTATCTGCATAATAAGACAACCTTAGTTCACAGTGCAGTACCACCCCTCACCTTCCATGACTTGTCCACAAGCTATTGTTTGTCCTTCAGTCCCATTCAGCATCCAAAGAGAACCATTTGCAAACCACTGTCAGGTATTTGGGTCCATTCATTTACAGCCCCCCAGCTCCCTTTCCCTAGTGAAGAGAGTATTTAAGTGCCAACCATTGGGCCTTTCTGTGtatgttcatattttttatatGGCTTCCCTGCTTCAtgcatgttaataaatttgttatgattttctcttgttaacctgtcttttatTATAAGGGTGTTGGCTGTGACCCTTAATAAGGTGGAAGAAAGAGATCACCCCTTTCCACTCCTGCACCAGGCTACTCCTAACCACACTCTCAGAAACACATTCTcatgaccaggtgcagtggctcacacctgtaatcccagcacttcgggagaccaagatggatggatcacttgagcctaggagttcaagaccagcctgggcaacatagtgagacccgatctctaaaaatggaagaagaaaaaaaacactctCAAAAGATAACTCCAAAAGTACTTTCTGTGGTGGGCATGTGCCCTGACCCCATGTCAGTGCTTTCAGTTGGCAGACCAGCTTCCTTTGGCTGACATTTGTGCAGTTTCACAGACTTCTACAGATCGGAAattacaggctgggtgcggtggctcatgcctgtaaacccggCATTTTGAGAGgcagaagcgggcagatcacttgaggtcaggagttccagagtagcctggccaatgtggtgaaactccatctctactaaaaatacaaaaattagccaggcgtggtggcgggcacctgtagtcccagctacttgggaggatgagcaACGAGAATcgttgaacccgagaggtggaagttgcagtgagctcacatcgcaccactgcatacctgcctgggcaatagagtgagatcccgtctcaaaaaaaaaaaggaaattgcctCCCAGGAGATACTGGGTAGGGCTGTGCCTCAGAATCTCCCCATTTTTAGGGAAACCAAAGAAAGTATTaaggttgttttgttgttgttttgctggTCTGCAGCCTGTAGATAACgttttcattgtattttgcaGCAGGCCCTTCAACTGTACAGAAAAGAGCCGGCTACTGGCTGCATAGCACTTCCTGCAGGAGTTGGTTCACAAAAGAAGTAAAGCTGTCTTTATTCACAGGTGATACAATTGTGTATGTGGTAATCCAAGGAATCTATAGAGAAACTACTTGAATGGAAAATTTATTTTAGCATGGTCACTGGATACAagctcaatattttaaatattgagtaGTATAGTTCAGTATTAAATATTGACTATTTAGTATAGTTCTATATACtagcaaaattataaaaatttaaaagaaatgatcTATGCTAGCCCCTAATATattgaattctgagaaaaaagtTTAATACCCTTTACCATGGCTTCTCAACCTTGGTGCTACTGATATTTTGAGCCTATAATTATTTGTTATGGGAATTGTACATTTTGGGATGTTCAGAAGCATCCCTGCCTCTATGCACAAGACTCCATTAGCACTGCCCATCCCCTAGCATAACAGCCAAAAATGACTCCAGATACTGCCCTGGGGGATGGGGAGGATGGGAGCAAAATCACCCCTAGTTAAAAACCACTgcctacactgaaaactataaaatattatagagaaaaaaaaagttaaagatgtCCATCCATTCTTCCAAAATTTATCTATACGGTCAATGAAAACCCAGTCAAAATGCCAGCAGattttgtgcatgtgtgcacgtgtgtgtatgtataaattaaaaagcaactctaggccgggtgtggtggctcacgcctgtaatcctagcactttgggaggccgtggcgggcggatcacgagctcaggagatcaagaccattctggctaacacggtgaaaccccgtgtctactaaaaatacaaaaaaaactagccgggtgtggtggcgggtgcctgtagtcccagctactcgggaggctgaggcaggagaatggcatgaacctgggaggcggagcttgcagtaagccgagattgcataactgcactccagcctgggcgaaagagcaagactccgtcttaaaaaaaaaaaaaaaaaaaaaaaaagaataacagtaCAAAGTACAATAGAAGACAGGAAAAATTTGAAACAGAAGTACAGAAACTCTTGTTTAATAGAAAGTACTAAATGAGACagtaaaagttaataaaaatatgtcaGTAATCACAAGGAGTGTAAATGAATTGAACTCACGAGATAAAAGACAGATGTtggtccgggcgtggtggctcatgcctgtaatcccagcactttgggaggctgaggcgggcggatcatctgaggtcaggagtttgagaccagcctggccaacatagcaaaaccctatcgctactaaaaatacaaaaattagctgggaatggtgatgcacatctgtaatcccagctactcgggaggctgaggcaggagaatcacttgaacctggaggcagaggttgcagtgagctgagatcatgccactgcactccagcctgggcaacagagtgagactccatctcaaaataaaataaaatacagatgattttaggtttaaaaaaatacaattaaatccTGAGCTATTTGTAAGGGATATATTTAAGTTCATACAAAGATtttaaataggctgggcacagtggctcacgcctgtgatcccagcactttgggaggtcgaggtgtgtggatcacgaggtcaggagatcgagacaatcctggctaacacggtgaaaccccatctctactaaaaatacaaaaaattagccaggtgtggtggtgggcgcctgtggtcccagctactcaggaggctgaggcaggagaatggcatgaacctaggaggcggagcttgcagtgagccgagattgcaccactgcactccagcctgggcgacagagtgagactccgtctcaaaaaaaaaaaaaaaaaaaagattttaaatgaaaGGATCAAAAAAAGGACTATATCTGAGGTAGGAAGTGGGACTGGACTCCAGAGGCGGCGTTTGGGTACTGGACCAAGTTGAGGATTAGCTAAAACAGGGATGAGGTGGAAGCAGCTTTTCATACGACATGTCCACCaatgtgccatgtcagtttaccactGCCATGCAGACACCCAAAGTTACCACCTCTTTCCATGGCAACAACCCAATGACCCGGAAGTTACAGCCCTTTTTCTAGAAATGTCTGCATAACCTGCCCCttgatttgcatataattaaaagtgtgTGTAAATGACTGCAGAACTGCCtcacctgacctcaaatgatttgctcccttcagcctctcaaagtactgggattacaggcgtgagccactgtgcccagcccagacataattttttaaaaggtgaaaatgCAAGCCTAAAACCAGAAGGAAACAGTTTCAACTCATAATTGACAAAGTCCTACAAatctaaaagaaatagaaaaccccaAAGGGGATAGGGGGCCAGCAAGGTGCACGAGCAATCGATTCTCAAGAGGGAAAAGGCAATTTTCAGAGTGGGGAGCGGGAAGAGTGGTGAAGAGGGTGCCTTAGTCAGGTCTGGCTGCCTTAACACAATACGGAAGACTGGATGCTTAACTGAAATGCACTCTTTCACAGCCCTGGAAGCTGGCAAaccaaggtcaaggtgctggcagggtcgATTCCTTCTCAGGCCTCTCGTTGGCTTGTGGGtgaccatcttctccctgtgtcttcacgcGGGCTCCCTCCTGTGCCAGTCTGTGTGctaatctcctcttcttgtaaggccagcagtcatactggattaagggtcaccctaatgacctcatgtTAACTTCATTACCTCTTTAAAGCCcgtatctccaaatacagtcacattctgacgtgctgggggttaggacttcagcatatgattttttttttctttgagatggagtctcactctgttgccaggctggagtgcagtggcgcgattttggctcactgcaacctctgcctcccaggttcaagcgatgctcctgcctcagcctcctgagtagctgggactacaggtgtgcaccaccacgcctggctaatttttgaatttttagtagagatggggtttcaccgtgttggccaggacggtctcaatctcttgacctcgtgatccgcccgactctgcctctcaaagtgctgggattacaggcgttgagttaccacacctggccacaccatatgattttttggggggtgggggagacatCAGTCCATAAGAGAAGGTTTGCCTAAGTAGAGAGCTATAGGAGTAGGGTGTCAGGAGCAGCCAGTTCCCAGGTATACACTGGAGCCAGAACCCACAGGTTCCCGAAGGCTTAAGGTAGGGcgggaagggagaaataaaagggTGATCGATACACTGTGGGCTTGAACCAGTGGGTGGGCGCTGGTGCCCTATATTGAGATGGTGAGAACCTGGGGAGGAATAAACTTGAAGGTCAGCCTGGGATGGAGCCCGAGGCATTCCAGCTGTTAGAGGTTGAGTAGGAGAGGAGGagccagaaaagaaaaccaaaagggGCTGGGGAGGAAAATGGAAACCCAAACCTGTAGGGTGATGGAAACTGAAAGAGAATGGCCACCATTGAGTTCTGCTGAGAACCAGGCAGTGGGAGCCCTCTGTTCCAGGGGCAGGCACAGAAGGAGgcattgtttgcagatgacagaaaAACAAGAAGAGAACCCAGTCTGCTTTTCACTATCACCGTGTGCTGACAATTCTAAACAATGTGGGTGATTTATTGGTCTGAGTTCCAAATAACTACTGTGGTTATCTGAGCTTCAGTGGGCACATTCCTATCTCTTGGGCTT
This genomic stretch from Pan paniscus chromosome 7, NHGRI_mPanPan1-v2.0_pri, whole genome shotgun sequence harbors:
- the CHMP7 gene encoding charged multivesicular body protein 7 isoform X2; this encodes MWSPEREAEAPAGGDPAGLLPPEWEEDEERMSFLFSAFKRSREVNSTDWDSKMGFWAPLVLSHSRRQGVVRLRLRDLQEAFQRKGSVPLGLATVLQDLLRRGELQRESDFMASVDSSWISWGVGVFLLKPLKWTLSNMLGDNKVPAEEVLVAVELLKEKAEEVYRLYQNSPLSSHPVVALSELSTLCANSCPDERTFYLVLLQLQKEKRVTVLEQNGEKIVKFARGPHAKVSPVNDVDVGVYQLMQSEQLLSRKVESLSQEAERCKEEARRACRAGKKQLALRSLKAKQRTEKRIEALHAKLDTVQGILDRIYASQTDQMVFNAYQAGVGALKLSMKDVTVEKAESLVDQIQELCDTQDEVSQTLAGGVTNGLDFDSEELEKELDILLQDTTKEPLDLPDNPRNRHFTNSVPNPRISDAELEAELEKLSLSEGGLVPSSKSPKRQLEPTLKPL
- the CHMP7 gene encoding charged multivesicular body protein 7 isoform X3; this translates as MWSPEREAEAPAGGDPAGLLPPEWEEDEERMSFLFSAFKRSREVNSTDWDSKMGFWAPLVLSHSRRQGVVRLRLRDLQEAFQRKGSVPLGLATVLQDLLRRGELQRESDFMASVDSSWISWGVGVFLLKPLKWTLSNMLGDNKVPAEEVLVAVELLKEKAEEVYRLYQNSPLSSHPVVALSELSTLCANSCPDERTFYLVLLQLQKEKRVTVLEQNGEKIVKFARGPHAKVSPVNDVDVGVYQLMQSEQLLSRKVESLSQEAERCKEEARRACRAGKKQLALRSLKAKQRTEKRIEALHAKLDTVQGILDRIYASQTDQMVFNAYQAGVGALKLSMKDVTVEKAESLVDQIQEILTVKNWRRNWTSSFRIPPKNLWICLTTPAIGILPTVCLTLGSQMLNLKLNLRNCPYQREVWSQAVNLRKGNWNRL
- the CHMP7 gene encoding charged multivesicular body protein 7 isoform X1 encodes the protein MWSPEREAEAPAGGDPAGLLPPEWEEDEERMSFLFSAFKRSREVNSTDWDSKMGFWAPLVLSHSRRQGVVRLRLRDLQEAFQRKGSVPLGLATVLQDLLRRGELQRESDFMASVDSSWISWGVGVFLLKPLKWTLSNMLGDNKVPAEEVLVAVELLKEKAEEVYRLYQNSPLSSHPVVALSELSTLCANSCPDERTFYLVLLQLQKEKRVTVLEQNGEKIVKFARGPHAKVSPVNDVDVGVYQLMQSEQLLSRKVESLSQEAERCKEEARRACRAGKKQLALRSLKAKQRTEKRIEALHAKLDTVQGILDRIYASQTDQMVFNAYQAGVGALKLSMKDVTVEKAESLVDQIQELCDTQDEVSQTLAGGVTNGLDFDSEELEKELDILLQDTTKEPLDLPDNPRNRHFTNSVPNPRISDAELEAELEKLSLSEGGMELFSKASGGHVAFWLTELMGPSPITPFARVPEPCRELRVVYIKTQSLNHWNAFIFKIFLL